From Mesorhizobium sp. Pch-S:
CGGAGGAGTATCCGGACGGCTTCGCGCCGATTGCGCCGAATGCCGAAGACAAGGCGGTGCTGGTCGCGATCGCGACTGCGGTCGAACTGCTGCGCCGTGACCGTCTCGACCGCCTCGGCGGCCGGCTGGCGCCGCATTCCGGTGCGCTCAAGCGTGACTGGGTGGTGAAACTTGGGCAGGACTATCTGTCGGCTACGGTGCTCGAAGGTATGATCTCCATCCCGATGGAGCTCGATCTTTCGGTAGAAGGCGGCAAGGCGCTTACCGTGACATCAGACTGGCGGCCGGGTGAACCGGTATGGCGCGGCACGGTCGGCAAACAAAGGATCGCCGCACAGCTGCGGCCATTGCCGAACGGCACCCGCATCGCCTGGAAAGGCATGTCGGTGGCAGCACAGGCAATGTTGCCACAGACCGCGGCACTGGAGCGGCTGATGCCGATGAAGCTGCCGCCCGATACGTCGAAGCTGCTGCTGTGCCCGATGCCTGGGCTCGTGGTTTCCATTTCCGTCGCTGAAGGGCAAGACGTGAAGGCCGGCGAAACCCTGGCGGTGGTCGAGGCCATGAAGATGGAGAACGTGTTGCGCGCGGAACGCGACCTGACGATTGCCAAATTGAATGCTAAGCCGGGCGACAGCCTGGCCGTCGATGCGGTCATCATGGAATTTGCGTGAAGCTTCCGCGTTTCCGGAAGATCGGAACGCTCCACAATGGATCGACCCAGCGGACGCTTGGGAAGTCCGCTGGGTCACGTCAGACAGCCAGGTGGTCCGCTCTCTGGTCAGTCACGACGTAAACACAGGCCCGGCAGGCATCACCGCCACGCTGCGCATACCAGCGGCAGCTGCCGCGAATGGCGCAGCGCGGCAGACCAGCTGCCGGATCGATGGCCTGGTCGGTCATGCCAGCCAGGACTTTCTCGATGACGCCGCAGGAATTACCTGTCCATTGGCGGCATTTTCCTTCCACGCATCGTCCGGCAAAACGGAACCGGGCTTCCGGTGCACCGGTCTTGCTGGCTTGGGCTATGAAGTCCGCATCGATTTCCAATCGGGTGGGGATCGGCTGAACAATGCCGTCCGACCCGACGACACCGATAAGCAGCGCGCCAGCTTCGGCAGGTGCGCTGGGGCAGGATTTTTGCGTAGCGCCGGAGCTCACGGTGCGAGCCACACGCTCGATGGAAATTTGAGCCGACGTCGGCATGACTTCAGCGCATCAGTCCGCCGATTTCCCGCTCCAGCGCCGGGATCTGGCGCTGGTCGAGATGCAGGATCAGGCCCAGCCATTCCTTGGGAAAACGCAACACCAGTTCAGGCTGCGTCTGTGTCTCTGCAAGACCCGCCAGGACTGCATGCTGGATATTGCGGGCGATCTTCTCATCCATGCCTTTGGCAAGCTTGACGCCCGACAGGTCGACAACAAAACGGTTGCTCATGGTGATCTCTCCTCAGTGAGGTATTCTCACTGTGAGATCGTGCCGGCATCGCCGCGGGAATGCTGTGAAGCACTTCACACAGGGCTGGCATGGAGAGTGCCCAACGGTCTTTTCTGTGGTGGAGATGCTGATCCGGAGGAAGGATGTGGCAAGGCCCCGATGGGCTGACTAGATTAGCGGGAAGCAGCCAGAGATTCGTCGGCCAGATCGGGTTGAGCAGTGACAAACGACGTCAGAATACGCGATCCCCTCAAACGTGAGGCAATGGCTCCCAAGAGGGAAGAAGTCCCCGCGCGTCCATTCATTCATCTGCGGGTTCATTCGGCCTATTCATTGCTGGAAGGCGCGCTGCAGCTTGGACCGATCGTTGGGCACGCCATCAAGGATCAGGCTCCGGCCATCGCGGTCACCGATACCAACAACCTGTTCGGCGCGCTGGAATTCGCCCAGAAGGCGGTCAAGGACGGTATTCAGCCGATCATGGGCAGCCAGGTCGACCTGGCATTTTGCGGCGAGAGCAACGACGGACAACGCGACCGCCGCAAGCAGGGGCCTGACCTGCGCCCCGTCGTGTTCATTGCTGCAAATGAAATCGGCTACGCCAACCTGGTCCGACTGATCAGCCGGGCCTATCTGGAGACACCATCCGGCGAGCCGGTGCACGTCACCACCGATATGGTGGCGGAAGTCGCCGAGGGCGTCATCTGTCTGACCGGCGGTCCACGTGGGCCGATCGGTGCAGCCTTGCGCGACGACCGCAAGGATCTGGCCGAGGCACGTCTGCTGACCCTCAAGGCGCTGTTCGGTAGTCGGCTCTATGTCGAGCTGGAACGCATGGCCGGCTATGATCGTGGCATCGAGCACGCAACCGTGGAACTGGCCTACCGTCACGAGTTGCCGTTGGTAGCGACCAACGAGGCGTTTTTCTCCTCACGCGAGGATTTCGAAGCGCATGACGCGTTGATCGCCATCGCCGAGGGTTCGGTGATCGCGGCGGACGAGCGCCGGCGGCTGACGCCAGACAATTATCTGAAGAGCCAGGCCGACATGGCGCGGCTGTTCGCCGACCTGCCGGAAGCGATCGACAACACGATCGAGATCGCGCAGCGCTGCTCCTACTACCCGAAGAACCGCAAGCCCATCCTGCCACGTTTCGCCGGCGCCGATGTGGCCGATGCAGAAGCCGCTGAAATGGCCGAGGCCGAGGAACTGGCTCTGCAGGCCCGCGATGGTCTCGCCAGGCGTTTCGCCGAGCGCGGCCTGCACGGAGGTTTTACGGAGGAGCAGTATCGCGAACGGCTGGAGTTCGAGATCGGTATCATCCAGCGCATGAAGTTCCCCGGCTATTTCCTGATCGTTTCGGACTTCATCAAATGGGCGAAGATGCAGGATATTCCCGTCGGGCCGGGCCGCGGTTCCGGCGCAGGTTCGCTGGTCGCCTACGCGCTCACCATCACCGACGTCGATCCGCTGCAATTCTCGCTGCTGTTCGAGCGCTTCCTCAATCCCGACCGTGTCTCGATGCCGGACTTCGACATCGACTTCTGCCAGGATCGCCGCGAAGAAGTGATCCGCTATGTGCAGGCCAAATACGGCCGCGACCAGGTCGGTCAGATCATCACCTTCGGAACACTGCAGGCCCGCGCGGTCCTGCGCGACGTCGGCCGCGTGCTGCAGATGCCCTATGGCCAGGTCGACCGGCTCTGCAAGATGGTGCCGCAGAACCCGGCCAACCCGGTGAAGCTGGCGGACGCCATCGCCAATGAGCCCCGCTTTGCCGAAGAGGCGGAAAAGGAGCCGATCGTCAACACGCTGCTCGAGATGGCGCAGAAGCTCGAAGGGCTGTATCGCCATGCTTCGACGCACGCCGCCGGCATCGTCATCGGTGACCGTCCGTTGTCGGAACTGGTGCCGATGTACCGCGATCCGCGCTCGGACATGCCGGTCACGCAGTTCAACATGAAGAAGGTCGAGGACGCCGGACTGGTGAAGTTCGACTTCCTCGGCCTGAAGACGCTGACGGTGCTGGAAAAGGCGGTGAAGCTGATCCGCCGCCGCGGCATCGATATCGACCTTGCCACCATCCCGATCGACGACCAGCAGACCTATGCCATGCTGTCGCGCGGCGAGGTCGTCGGCGTGTTCCAGGTTGAAAGTGCCGGCATGCGCAAGGCGCTGATCGGCATGCGTCCCGACCGCATCGAGGACATCATCGCGCTTGTGGCGCTCTATCGCCCCGGCCCGATGGAGAACATCCCGACCTACAATGCGCGCAAGCATGGCGAAGAGGAAATCGCGTCGATCCATCCCAAGATCGACCATCTGGTAAAGGAGACGCAGGGCGTCATCGTCTATCAGGAACAGGTGATGCAGATCGCCCAGGAGCTTGCCGGCTACACGCTCGGCCAGGCCGACCTGTTGCGCCGCGCCATGGGCAAGAAGATCCGCGCCGAAATGGACAAGCAGCGCGATATCTTCGTTGCCGGTGCCGTCGAGCGCGGTGTCGCCAAGCCGCAGGCCGATTTCATTTTCGACCTGCTGGCAAAGTTCGCCGACTATGGCTTCAACAAATCGCACGCTGCTGCCTACGCCATCGTCTCCTACCAGACCGCCTATCTCAAGGCGCACTATCCGGTGGAATTCCTGGCAGCGTCGATGACGCTCGATATGTCGAACACCGACAAGCTCGCCGATTTCCGCCAGGATGCGATGCGGCTGGGTATCGAGGTGGTGGCGCCTTCGGTTCTGACCAGCTTCCGCGACTTCGAAGTGGGCGA
This genomic window contains:
- the dnaE gene encoding DNA polymerase III subunit alpha; this encodes MAPKREEVPARPFIHLRVHSAYSLLEGALQLGPIVGHAIKDQAPAIAVTDTNNLFGALEFAQKAVKDGIQPIMGSQVDLAFCGESNDGQRDRRKQGPDLRPVVFIAANEIGYANLVRLISRAYLETPSGEPVHVTTDMVAEVAEGVICLTGGPRGPIGAALRDDRKDLAEARLLTLKALFGSRLYVELERMAGYDRGIEHATVELAYRHELPLVATNEAFFSSREDFEAHDALIAIAEGSVIAADERRRLTPDNYLKSQADMARLFADLPEAIDNTIEIAQRCSYYPKNRKPILPRFAGADVADAEAAEMAEAEELALQARDGLARRFAERGLHGGFTEEQYRERLEFEIGIIQRMKFPGYFLIVSDFIKWAKMQDIPVGPGRGSGAGSLVAYALTITDVDPLQFSLLFERFLNPDRVSMPDFDIDFCQDRREEVIRYVQAKYGRDQVGQIITFGTLQARAVLRDVGRVLQMPYGQVDRLCKMVPQNPANPVKLADAIANEPRFAEEAEKEPIVNTLLEMAQKLEGLYRHASTHAAGIVIGDRPLSELVPMYRDPRSDMPVTQFNMKKVEDAGLVKFDFLGLKTLTVLEKAVKLIRRRGIDIDLATIPIDDQQTYAMLSRGEVVGVFQVESAGMRKALIGMRPDRIEDIIALVALYRPGPMENIPTYNARKHGEEEIASIHPKIDHLVKETQGVIVYQEQVMQIAQELAGYTLGQADLLRRAMGKKIRAEMDKQRDIFVAGAVERGVAKPQADFIFDLLAKFADYGFNKSHAAAYAIVSYQTAYLKAHYPVEFLAASMTLDMSNTDKLADFRQDAMRLGIEVVAPSVLTSFRDFEVGENKIFYSLAALKGVGDAAVEHIVEKRKDGPFKNLADFCERIDPKIVGKRVFESLIMAGALDCFGHDRAQMIAGVERMMGLAALAQQNATSGQADIFGASLGAQSQALNLPVTEPWLAADRLHREFQVVGFYLSAHPLDEYKAALQKMRVQNWAEFSAAVKRGASAGRLAGTVTAKQERKTRTGNKMGVVNFSDMTGQYEAVMFSETLAQYRDMLEAGKSVVITVAAEDRPEGVNLRIQTVQSLEDEASRIQKALRIFLRDASPLNTLAGQLSVKGEGQVSFVLIKDGGQGEIEIELPTRYRISPQVASAMRAVPGVIEVELV